Proteins co-encoded in one Flavobacteriaceae bacterium MAR_2009_75 genomic window:
- a CDS encoding DNA topoisomerase I, which produces MAKNLVIVESPAKAKTIEKFLGKDFKVESSFGHIADLPSKELGVDVDNDFEPKYIVDSDKKALVKKLSDLAKKAETIWLASDEDREGEAISWHLAETLSLDKSKTRRIVFNSITKSAIQKAIENPREINYDLVNAQQARRVLDRLVGYELSPVLWKKIKPGLSAGRVQSVAVRLIVERERDIEAFTAEASFRIAAEFKTLEGSVFGAKLNKTFPSKEEAEAFLKSNIGADFSVGSLDKKPAKKSPAAPFTTSTLQQEASRKLYFSVSRTMQVAQRLYEAGLITYMRTDSVNLSSEAINAAKDAIIDNYGEKYSSVRNFKGKSKGAQEAHEAIRPTDITNQSPSLERDQMKLYELIWKRTIASQMSDAQLERTNVKIAATTHSDLFTANGEVIKFDGFLKVYMESVDEEDIAEEQEGMLPAMKVGESLNNTYITATERFSRPPYRFTEASLVKKLEELGIGRPSTYAPTISTIQNRGYVEKGTVEGTERKYVQLLLKAGAVKEKGLSEMVGSDKGKLVPTDIGMIVNDFLVSHFANILDYNFTAKVEEDFDEIAEGAEDWQKVMKAFYKDFHPTVLDVQENADRASGERVLGEDPSSGRQVSVRLGRFGPMVQIGTVDDEEKPKFASLLPDQSLNTITYDEAMELFKLPRKLGVYEGEEVEANVGRFGPYVRFGKKFVSLEKGESAFDVDFERAVELIKEKQKADAPIYTYENKDVTKGTGRFGPFIKWDGMFINVNKKYDFDNLSEADLIELIEAKKQKEMDKVVQNWEEEGIRIEKARWGRHNIIKGKTKVELAKTVDASKMSLEEAKTLLEKKAPKKKAKPRAKKK; this is translated from the coding sequence ATGGCCAAGAATCTAGTAATAGTAGAGTCTCCCGCTAAGGCGAAGACCATCGAGAAATTTTTAGGAAAGGATTTTAAGGTAGAGTCCAGTTTTGGACACATTGCCGACCTGCCCTCCAAAGAGCTGGGGGTTGATGTTGACAACGACTTTGAGCCTAAATATATCGTTGATAGTGATAAAAAGGCCTTGGTTAAAAAATTAAGTGATCTGGCGAAAAAAGCGGAAACGATTTGGCTTGCTAGTGATGAAGACCGAGAAGGAGAGGCAATTTCATGGCACTTAGCAGAAACTTTGAGTCTCGACAAAAGCAAGACCAGAAGAATCGTTTTCAATTCGATTACCAAAAGTGCTATTCAGAAGGCTATTGAGAACCCGAGGGAAATCAATTATGACTTGGTTAATGCGCAGCAGGCCCGAAGAGTTTTAGATCGTTTGGTCGGTTATGAGCTTTCACCTGTTCTATGGAAAAAAATAAAACCAGGCCTTTCTGCCGGTAGGGTGCAGTCAGTAGCGGTACGTCTTATAGTCGAAAGAGAACGGGATATTGAAGCGTTTACCGCAGAGGCTTCGTTTCGAATAGCCGCTGAATTCAAAACTTTAGAGGGTAGCGTTTTTGGGGCCAAGCTAAATAAAACTTTTCCTTCAAAAGAAGAGGCCGAGGCATTTTTGAAAAGTAATATTGGAGCAGATTTTTCGGTAGGCAGTTTAGATAAAAAGCCGGCAAAGAAATCACCTGCGGCTCCGTTTACTACATCTACCCTTCAGCAAGAAGCTTCCCGAAAGCTTTATTTTTCCGTTTCGAGAACAATGCAAGTAGCACAGAGACTGTACGAAGCAGGTCTCATTACTTATATGAGAACCGATAGTGTAAATCTTTCTAGCGAGGCCATCAATGCCGCTAAAGATGCCATTATCGATAACTATGGTGAAAAGTATAGTTCGGTACGTAATTTTAAAGGAAAGTCGAAGGGCGCGCAAGAGGCTCATGAAGCTATTCGCCCCACCGATATAACAAATCAATCACCTTCTTTAGAGCGTGATCAAATGAAGTTGTACGAACTCATCTGGAAACGTACGATTGCATCTCAAATGAGTGATGCGCAGTTAGAGAGGACCAACGTCAAGATTGCGGCTACGACGCATTCCGATTTATTTACCGCAAATGGTGAGGTCATCAAGTTCGATGGTTTTCTTAAGGTTTATATGGAAAGTGTCGATGAAGAAGATATTGCCGAAGAGCAAGAAGGCATGCTTCCGGCTATGAAAGTAGGTGAATCTTTGAATAATACTTATATAACTGCGACGGAGCGTTTTTCAAGGCCGCCATACCGTTTTACGGAAGCATCGCTAGTCAAGAAGTTAGAAGAGTTGGGTATAGGTCGACCATCGACATACGCGCCGACTATTTCCACAATTCAGAATAGAGGCTATGTTGAAAAAGGTACCGTTGAAGGTACTGAACGTAAATATGTGCAATTGCTGTTAAAGGCAGGGGCCGTAAAAGAGAAGGGGTTATCTGAAATGGTGGGTTCCGATAAGGGCAAATTAGTTCCTACCGATATAGGTATGATCGTTAATGATTTTTTGGTAAGTCATTTTGCTAATATTTTAGATTATAACTTCACGGCAAAGGTCGAAGAAGATTTTGATGAAATTGCTGAAGGTGCTGAAGATTGGCAAAAAGTGATGAAAGCTTTTTACAAAGATTTTCATCCAACGGTTTTAGATGTTCAAGAGAATGCAGACCGCGCAAGTGGTGAGCGAGTACTGGGTGAGGATCCTTCTTCGGGTCGACAGGTTTCTGTTCGGTTGGGCCGTTTTGGGCCTATGGTTCAAATAGGCACGGTCGATGATGAAGAAAAACCGAAATTTGCTAGTCTCTTACCGGATCAATCTCTTAATACCATCACCTATGATGAAGCAATGGAGCTGTTTAAACTACCTCGAAAATTGGGAGTTTATGAAGGTGAAGAAGTAGAGGCCAATGTGGGGCGATTTGGACCTTACGTGCGTTTCGGAAAGAAATTTGTTAGCTTAGAAAAAGGGGAGAGCGCTTTCGATGTTGATTTTGAGCGCGCTGTTGAGCTGATTAAGGAAAAACAGAAGGCAGACGCACCTATCTATACTTATGAAAATAAAGATGTAACCAAAGGTACGGGTCGTTTTGGTCCGTTTATCAAATGGGACGGCATGTTCATTAATGTGAACAAGAAGTACGATTTTGATAATCTTTCCGAAGCGGATCTTATTGAACTTATAGAGGCGAAGAAGCAGAAAGAAATGGATAAGGTTGTGCAGAATTGGGAAGAGGAAGGCATACGTATTGAAAAAGCCCGATGGGGAAGGCACAATATTATCAAAGGTAAAACTAAGGTAGAGTTGGCGAAAACTGTTGATGCTTCTAAAATGTCTTTAGAAGAAGCTAAGACACTGCTCGAAAAGAAAGCACCTAAGAAAAAAGCGAAGCCTAGGGCCAAGAAGAAATAA
- a CDS encoding arginase family enzyme, with the protein MELDFLVPVDDKVLAHCELLPQQAMGKHIKVHSKRDGLPEMSAVKIAFLGVKESRNAFEKKPEKIDVSAIRIQLYKLLLGNWSFRLADIGDIEEGATVEDTYFVVKNTLTALLKQGIVPIIIGATQDITYPAYRAFDGIKNLVNLVAVDSRFDFGMDDELISSHSYMSKIITDQPNNLYNFSNIGYQSYFNAQEEMDLMERLFFDAYRLGELGSDISLAEPVLRNAHMVSMDMRAVRASEIGLLDNFSPNGFTGREICAIARYAGFSDKVCLFGIYEMENAVQSSQLIAQIIWYFIEGFNFRITESPLEEPENFTKYNVPCDSEQLVFHKSHLTDRWWVEVPSVLAPHTKTDTVALLPCTKTDYLQACDQNIPERWLKAYKKGFN; encoded by the coding sequence ATGGAATTGGATTTTTTAGTGCCTGTTGATGATAAAGTGCTGGCTCATTGTGAGCTTTTGCCCCAACAGGCAATGGGCAAGCATATAAAAGTTCACTCTAAACGCGATGGCTTGCCTGAAATGAGTGCTGTAAAAATAGCTTTCTTGGGTGTAAAGGAGTCTAGAAATGCCTTTGAAAAAAAGCCTGAAAAAATTGATGTCTCTGCCATACGCATTCAGCTTTACAAACTGTTGCTGGGCAATTGGAGCTTTCGTTTGGCCGATATAGGCGATATCGAAGAGGGCGCTACGGTCGAAGACACCTATTTTGTGGTTAAAAATACCTTGACGGCTCTTTTGAAGCAAGGTATAGTACCTATAATCATTGGTGCTACCCAAGATATTACCTATCCCGCATACCGGGCATTCGATGGTATAAAGAATCTGGTCAACTTGGTGGCTGTAGATAGTCGTTTCGATTTTGGTATGGATGATGAGCTGATTTCTTCCCATTCTTACATGAGTAAAATCATTACCGACCAGCCGAACAATTTATATAACTTCTCGAATATTGGGTACCAGAGCTATTTTAATGCTCAAGAAGAAATGGATTTGATGGAGCGGCTTTTCTTCGATGCTTACCGATTGGGTGAGCTGGGTTCCGATATTTCTTTGGCAGAACCGGTTTTAAGAAACGCCCATATGGTCAGTATGGATATGCGTGCCGTAAGAGCAAGTGAAATCGGTTTGCTCGATAATTTTTCACCGAACGGTTTCACAGGTCGAGAGATTTGTGCTATTGCTCGATATGCCGGTTTTAGTGATAAGGTCTGTCTGTTCGGCATATACGAAATGGAAAACGCCGTACAATCTAGTCAGTTGATTGCTCAGATTATATGGTATTTTATTGAAGGTTTCAATTTTAGAATTACCGAATCGCCATTAGAAGAACCTGAGAACTTTACAAAGTATAATGTGCCCTGTGACAGTGAACAATTGGTGTTTCATAAAAGTCATCTTACCGATAGGTGGTGGGTAGAGGTGCCTTCGGTTTTGGCCCCGCACACTAAAACCGATACAGTGGCGTTATTACCATGCACAAAAACTGACTATTTACAGGCATGCGACCAGAACATTCCAGAAAGATGGTTAAAGGCCTATAAAAAAGGGTTCAACTAA
- a CDS encoding protein involved in gliding motility GldK, with amino-acid sequence MKKLLLSSIAFVFLLSSCGSKTKGELVGAQGKKWYPEKPYGMELIPRGSYIMGKSEEDQAKMLNAPTKTVTVRSFYMDDTEITNSEYRQFVEWVQDSITRTRLAVLADELGLGPEDGGIGEYAFKDADTTRLSAYDKYMLDNYAGMGETGFEGRSLNKDQDLVWDISDYPDEYYTEVMDSLYIPEEESYNGQRTVDVTKLKYKYSWMDIEAAARSRKGSRKDFIRQEELEIYPDTTVWIRDFEYSYNEPMHNDYFWHDAYSDYPVVGVSWAQARAFCNWRTKFKNDDQKSKGKQFVNQFRLPTEAEWEYAARGGIEGGTYPWGGPYVISDTGCFMANFKPQRGDYAADAALYTVEAKSYEPNDFNLYNMAGNVSEWTNSSYDPNSYEFVSTMNPNGGDGANARKVIRGGSWKDVAYFLQVSTRDYEYADSARSYIGFRTVQDYMGEEDSTQ; translated from the coding sequence ATGAAAAAGCTATTGTTATCATCTATAGCGTTTGTTTTTTTGCTCAGCAGTTGCGGATCAAAAACAAAGGGAGAGCTAGTCGGGGCCCAAGGAAAGAAGTGGTATCCTGAGAAACCTTATGGGATGGAGCTCATTCCAAGAGGTTCTTATATCATGGGTAAATCCGAAGAGGACCAAGCAAAAATGCTGAACGCGCCAACTAAGACCGTAACGGTCAGATCGTTCTATATGGATGATACCGAGATTACAAATAGCGAGTATCGCCAGTTTGTAGAATGGGTGCAAGATTCCATCACTAGAACACGATTGGCCGTATTGGCAGATGAATTAGGTCTAGGGCCAGAGGATGGAGGTATTGGTGAATACGCATTTAAAGATGCCGATACGACCAGACTTTCTGCTTACGATAAGTACATGCTGGATAATTATGCCGGGATGGGCGAAACTGGTTTTGAGGGTAGAAGTCTCAACAAAGACCAAGATCTTGTTTGGGATATTTCTGATTACCCAGATGAGTATTATACTGAGGTTATGGATTCGTTGTACATACCTGAAGAGGAGTCTTACAATGGCCAACGTACAGTCGATGTGACAAAATTGAAGTATAAATATAGCTGGATGGATATCGAAGCTGCCGCTCGTTCTAGAAAAGGTAGTAGAAAAGACTTTATCCGCCAAGAAGAGTTAGAGATTTATCCTGATACTACAGTTTGGATCCGTGATTTCGAATATTCTTATAACGAGCCAATGCATAACGATTATTTCTGGCACGATGCATATAGCGATTACCCGGTAGTGGGTGTTTCTTGGGCACAGGCAAGAGCTTTTTGTAATTGGAGAACCAAGTTCAAAAACGATGATCAGAAAAGTAAAGGTAAGCAGTTTGTAAACCAGTTCAGGTTACCTACCGAAGCTGAGTGGGAGTATGCTGCCAGAGGTGGTATCGAAGGAGGAACTTACCCTTGGGGTGGTCCTTATGTTATAAGTGACACAGGTTGCTTTATGGCCAACTTCAAACCTCAAAGAGGTGATTATGCAGCCGATGCAGCATTATATACTGTTGAAGCGAAATCTTATGAGCCTAACGACTTTAACCTGTACAATATGGCAGGTAATGTATCAGAGTGGACAAACTCTTCCTATGACCCGAACTCTTACGAATTCGTTTCAACGATGAACCCTAACGGTGGTGATGGCGCCAACGCTAGAAAAGTAATTCGAGGCGGTTCTTGGAAAGATGTTGCTTATTTCCTACAGGTGAGCACAAGAGATTATGAATATGCTGATTCGGCCCGTAGTTATATCGGTTTTAGAACCGTTCAAGATTACATGGGTGAAGAAGATTCAACACAATAA
- a CDS encoding protein involved in gliding motility GldL — MAQSKSTKKLFNMAYGLGASVVIIGALFKILHWELGPLNGGVLLAIGLITEALIFAISAFEPVDDEYDWSLVYPELAGAESQGRKTNEAVEIKEAEASLSAKLDNLLKEAGVDANLMESLGSSIRNFEGAAKGIAPTVDAMESTRKYSDEMVQAAAQMESLNSLYKVQLESASKQATVNEEVVQNASALKDQMESLATNLSSLNGVYGGMLTAMTRN; from the coding sequence ATGGCACAGTCAAAATCAACAAAGAAACTCTTTAACATGGCCTATGGCCTTGGAGCATCGGTAGTAATTATTGGTGCATTATTTAAAATCTTACACTGGGAGCTTGGCCCCCTTAACGGTGGTGTCCTACTCGCTATCGGTCTGATTACTGAAGCACTTATTTTTGCTATTAGTGCATTTGAACCTGTAGACGATGAGTACGATTGGTCTTTGGTATACCCAGAATTGGCCGGAGCTGAATCTCAAGGTAGAAAAACAAACGAAGCTGTTGAGATAAAAGAAGCTGAAGCTTCATTATCCGCTAAGTTAGATAACTTATTGAAAGAAGCTGGTGTTGATGCCAACTTGATGGAGAGTCTTGGATCTAGTATTCGTAACTTCGAAGGTGCTGCTAAAGGCATTGCCCCGACAGTCGATGCAATGGAGTCTACTAGAAAATATTCTGATGAAATGGTACAAGCTGCCGCTCAGATGGAGTCTTTAAACAGTCTTTATAAAGTTCAATTAGAAAGTGCAAGCAAGCAAGCAACAGTAAACGAAGAAGTAGTACAAAATGCATCTGCCCTTAAAGATCAGATGGAATCTTTAGCAACTAACCTTTCTTCTTTGAATGGAGTATACGGTGGTATGTTGACCGCAATGACAAGAAACTAA
- a CDS encoding protein involved in gliding motility GldM has product MAGGKQTPRQKMINLMYLVFIAMLALNMSKEVLSAFGIMNEKLEASNAKTIESNEAYLANLETKASEDAAKYKELYENAQKIKAMSKDFYDYLEGLKTEMMEGVEDPKDYVVMDKSDYLDQKFFQGDGLSEGGEEFLNRIHNYRDKVSSMVPKGIKSSVEARFETNEVTKRDGSKQDWINYHYEGFPQVASLAKLTALQADIKSTEESALKAMLEGELSDQVSLKNFQTSLFGSKSAYYSGEKYDGKIIISKTDNSSKPVRAELTLDGRKLSEGSDYKLEEGGVKLLIGAGAPGDHEVKGKLYFQQDGEEIEVPVSNSFATISKPNAALIAADKMNVVYRGVANPMSISIPGIPNNKVNASAPGLKSVSGSKYVMNPGTGRTVTIVASGKLPDGQSVSSKSEFRIKDIPRPSGTVSKQDGTVKMPRNNMAIATVGAMLEDFDFDLNLAVSGFKFKVPGQPTVSVSGNKLNGMAKTALKRAKRGDVVQVFDIEAYITNNKSYKLKKVSPVVVEITN; this is encoded by the coding sequence ATGGCAGGAGGAAAACAAACACCACGTCAGAAGATGATCAACCTAATGTACTTGGTTTTCATCGCAATGTTGGCGTTGAATATGAGTAAAGAAGTACTTTCAGCTTTCGGTATTATGAACGAAAAGCTAGAAGCTTCTAACGCCAAAACAATAGAAAGTAACGAAGCCTACTTGGCAAATTTAGAAACTAAAGCTTCTGAAGATGCTGCTAAGTATAAAGAGTTATACGAAAACGCTCAGAAAATAAAGGCGATGTCCAAAGATTTTTATGATTATTTGGAAGGTCTTAAAACTGAGATGATGGAAGGGGTCGAAGACCCAAAAGATTATGTGGTAATGGATAAGTCAGATTACCTTGATCAAAAATTCTTCCAAGGAGATGGCCTTTCAGAAGGTGGAGAAGAATTTTTAAACCGAATTCACAATTATCGTGATAAAGTTTCATCAATGGTTCCTAAGGGTATTAAATCTTCCGTAGAGGCTAGGTTTGAAACTAACGAAGTTACGAAGCGTGATGGTTCTAAGCAAGATTGGATCAACTATCACTACGAAGGTTTCCCTCAGGTGGCTTCGTTGGCCAAGTTGACCGCTTTGCAAGCCGATATCAAGTCTACCGAAGAGTCTGCTTTGAAGGCAATGCTTGAAGGTGAGTTGAGTGATCAAGTTTCTTTGAAAAACTTCCAAACTTCTTTATTCGGTAGTAAATCCGCTTACTATAGTGGAGAGAAATACGATGGTAAAATCATTATCAGTAAAACGGACAACAGTTCTAAGCCAGTTCGAGCTGAATTAACTTTAGATGGCCGTAAGCTTTCAGAAGGTTCTGATTACAAACTTGAAGAAGGTGGCGTTAAATTGTTGATCGGTGCCGGTGCACCTGGTGACCACGAAGTTAAAGGTAAGTTATACTTTCAACAAGATGGTGAAGAGATTGAGGTGCCCGTAAGCAACTCTTTTGCAACGATAAGCAAGCCAAATGCTGCTTTGATCGCTGCTGATAAGATGAATGTTGTTTATAGAGGTGTTGCTAACCCAATGTCTATCTCTATACCTGGTATACCTAACAACAAAGTGAACGCTTCTGCTCCTGGTCTTAAGTCAGTAAGTGGTAGTAAGTATGTTATGAACCCAGGAACAGGAAGAACAGTTACTATCGTTGCTTCTGGTAAATTGCCAGATGGTCAGTCGGTTTCCTCTAAGTCTGAATTCAGAATTAAAGACATACCAAGACCTTCAGGTACCGTTAGTAAGCAAGATGGTACGGTTAAAATGCCACGTAACAACATGGCTATAGCTACTGTAGGTGCGATGTTAGAAGACTTTGATTTTGATTTGAACCTTGCTGTTAGCGGTTTCAAATTTAAAGTACCTGGTCAGCCTACCGTAAGTGTTAGTGGTAATAAGTTGAACGGCATGGCCAAGACAGCTTTGAAAAGAGCTAAGAGAGGTGATGTAGTTCAAGTATTCGATATTGAAGCTTACATTACAAATAACAAAAGTTACAAGTTGAAAAAAGTATCTCCGGTAGTTGTGGAGATTACAAACTAA
- a CDS encoding protein involved in gliding motility GldN — MNWKNVLLIGAVTLLPVSMMAQANILNAKKPEEIGMKTEAQKALDNDAPLEYGYVDDRDILWSKTVWEVIDLDERVNFPLYYPTDTIDIGNDRRSLYDVLLKNIKNGELKDVYADSYFTDKRKFGDLEATLQKVDTTDYGYEQINAGEEVSPEYIMRRDITAADIEEYRIKGMWYFDKRQGELKYRLLGIAPVAPDVNFIDDESMDPADAKVELFWVWYPDARNILHEAKVFNQRNSAQPISFDMLLNARRFNGVIYREDNVHGDRKVNDYIPDNALFQLLEANRIQEVIRDREQDMWAY, encoded by the coding sequence ATGAATTGGAAAAATGTTTTACTAATCGGAGCAGTGACTTTGTTGCCTGTTTCCATGATGGCTCAAGCGAACATCTTGAACGCTAAAAAGCCTGAGGAAATAGGAATGAAGACCGAAGCGCAAAAGGCTTTGGATAATGATGCCCCTTTGGAGTATGGATACGTTGATGATCGCGATATCTTATGGTCTAAGACAGTATGGGAGGTTATCGACCTTGACGAAAGGGTTAATTTTCCCCTGTATTATCCAACGGACACCATCGATATAGGTAACGACAGAAGATCGCTATACGATGTACTTTTAAAAAACATTAAAAATGGCGAGCTTAAAGATGTTTATGCCGATTCTTATTTTACCGATAAGCGTAAATTTGGCGATCTTGAGGCTACATTGCAAAAAGTTGATACGACCGATTACGGTTACGAACAAATTAATGCCGGTGAAGAAGTTTCTCCTGAGTATATCATGAGACGAGATATTACGGCTGCCGATATTGAAGAATATCGTATCAAAGGTATGTGGTATTTCGATAAGCGTCAAGGTGAATTAAAATACCGTCTTTTAGGTATTGCGCCTGTTGCTCCCGACGTTAACTTCATCGATGATGAGTCTATGGATCCAGCAGATGCTAAAGTTGAGCTTTTCTGGGTTTGGTACCCTGACGCAAGAAACATTTTGCACGAGGCCAAAGTTTTCAATCAAAGAAATTCAGCGCAGCCTATCTCTTTTGATATGTTGTTGAACGCTAGAAGATTTAATGGTGTAATCTATAGGGAAGACAATGTTCATGGTGATCGTAAGGTCAATGATTACATTCCTGATAATGCACTTTTCCAATTGTTGGAAGCCAATAGAATACAAGAGGTCATTCGTGACCGTGAGCAAGACATGTGGGCTTATTAA